The genomic stretch GATTTTCAGAATCTGAAATTGTGTATCCACCTTTTTCAAAGTTTCCAGCATTTTCACCCAAATCAAGCACAGGCAGTTTTTGTCGTGAAAGAACAAATCCACTTGGCGATGAGGTCATTTGGAGAGCTTTTTTCCATGCCAAAATATTCTCATTTGCATCAGCAGGTCGGAAAAGATAGAAGTTTGGCAAAGCACGGAATTGTGAAATTTGTTCAATCGGTTGGTGAGTTGGACCATCTTCCCCAACTCCAATTGAGTCGTGAGTCCAAACATAGAATTCTTGAGTTTTTGAAAGCGAAGCAACTCGAACAGCTGGTTTTAAATAGTCGCTGAAAACAAAAAATGTTGCTGAAAATGGTTTTAAAAGTCCGTAAGAAGCGATTCCATTTGAAATTGTACCCATTGCAAATTCTCGAATTCCAAAGTGAAAATTTTTCCCTTTTGGAAAATCTCCCATATCTTTCAATTCTGTTTTATTCGAAGGAGCAAGGTCTGCACTCCCACCTACAAAATTTGGAATAGCCTTTGCAATCGCATTCAAGATTTTTCCATTACTGTCTCGTGTCGCAACTCCACTACCGATTTCAAATTCTGGATATTGAACACTGTTCCAATCAAGATTTTTATATCTTTCGAGAAGTTCATTTTGCTCTGGATATGGTAGCTGTTTTAAAAGCTGATTCCACTCTTTTTCATAAAGTTCGCCCATCTCAACCGCACTACGGAAACGAGCAAGAACATCGGAAGGAATATGGAATTTCTCATCAGGGAATCCTGCTCTCTCTTTTGAGATTTTGATGTCATCTTCACCAAGCGGTGCACCGTGAGAATGGTGGCTACCTTCAAATCCAACTGAACCCCGTCCAATTTTCGTATTTGCAATAATTAGTGTTGGTTTGCTTGAATTTTTTCCATATTCGATCGCCGAATCAATTTGTGCAAAATTGTGTCCGTCAATTTCTAAAACTTCCCAGCCTTGAGATTGAAATCTTTGCCGAATATCTTCAGAAAGTGCAATTTCTGTATTTCCCTCGATTGTGATTTGGTTTGAGTCATAAATCAATACAAGATTTTCTAATTGGTGATGTCCTGCAAGAGAACAAGCCTCATAGCTGATTCCCTCTTGTAAATCTCCATCTCCACAAAGACAATATACATTGTGATCGATAATATTTGCATTTTCCATATTTAATTGATTTGAAAGATATTTTGAAGCCATTGCAAAACCAACCGCATTTGCGACACCTTGACCAAGTGGGCCAGTTGTGATTTCAACTCCGTCAGTATGTCCAGCTTCAGGGTGTCCAGCTGTTTTTGAATCGAGTTGTCTAAACTCTTTTAAATCCTCGAGAGAGACATCATATCCCCAAAGGTGAAGTAGCGAATAGACAAGTGAAGAAGCATGTCCTCCACTGAAAACAAGTCGGTCTCTATTTAGCCATTTGCTATTTTTTGGATTATGTCTTAAATGTTTGCTTAAAACTGTAACAATATCAGCGAGTCCCATCGGCGCACCTGGGTGTCCGCTCTTTGCTTTTTGAACCATATCAGTAGCGAGAAACCGTAGGGTATCCGCCATTCTTTTTTCATCTCTAAATTCCAAATTTTTTTCCTCTAATTAGTTTTGAAATTATAACAGAGGGGTAAAGATAATTTGGAATTATCTTTAAGATAACCTATTCGCCTCCGCTACCAATTTTAAGGACAGAAAGAAATGCTTCTTGTGGAAGTTCAACTTTTCCGATAGCTTTCATTCTCTTTTTACCCTCTTTCTGTTTTTCAAGAAGTTTTCGTTTTCGAGTAATATCCCCACCGTAACATTTTGCTGTAACATTTTTTCCCATCGACTTCACAGTTTCACGAGCGATAATTTTATTGCCGATACTTGCTTGAATTGCTACTTCAAAAAGTTGTCTTGGAACAATTCCTTTCATATGTTTAACTAAAGCTCGACCTCGTCTATCTGCATGGTCTCGAGGAACAATTAGCGAAAGAGCATCAACAACATCACCCGCAACAAGAATATCCATTTTGACAAGATCACCCTCTTGATATTCAATTGGTTCGTAGTCAAAACTCGCATACCCTTTTGTTGAACTTTTCAAAACATCATAAAAATCAAGAATGATTTCATTCATCGGCAAGGCATATTGGAGTAAAACCCGTTCTTCATTAATGTAGTCCATTTTTTCCTGAACTCCACGACGATTTGTCATAAGAGTAATGACATTTCCTAAAAAGTCGTTTGGAGTTAAAATTGTGGCACGAACATACGGTTCTTCAATTGAGTCAATTTTTTGGACTTCAGGAAATTCACTTGGATTTTGGATTTCAATACTTTCGCCATCAGTCAAATTGATTTTATAAACAACAGAAGGAGCAGTAGCGATGAGGTCGATTTTAAATTCTCGCTCAAGTCGTTCTTTGATAACTTCCATGTGAAGCATTCCCAAAAATCCAGTTCGGAAACCAAAACCGAGAGCAATAGAAGTTTCAGGCTCATAAGAGAGGGAACTATCATTTAATTTTAGTTTTTCAAGAGCTTCACGGAGTTCCTCAAATCGGTCTGTTTCAATTGGATAAATACCAGCAAAAACAAAAGGCTTTGCAGGTTTAAAATCAGAAACTGGCTCGGAAGCAGGATTTTTAAAATCAGTAATTGTATCGCCGACATGAATTGTTGAAAGTGTTTTGACACCGAGAACAACGATTCCAATTTCACCTGCGGAAATAGTTTTAGTTTCAAGTTTCTTTTTCGGGTGAGGAAAGTGGAGGGAGATAACTTTATGTTCTTCTCCTGAACTCATCAATTTAACAGTTTGACCGACACGAATTTCACCATCAAAAACTCGAACAAGAGCTAAAGCACCAAGATAATTATCAAACCAAGAATCATAAATTAAGGCTTTTGTTGGTGCATCTGGATTTCCTTCTGGAGCGGGAACAGATTCTACAATTTTGTCTAAAAGTGCTTCGATACCAATTCCAGATTTTGCACTAACTTGAAGGGCATCCGTGCAGTCGATTCCAATTGTATTTTCAACTTCTTCGGCAACTCGATCAGGATCGGCAGCGGGTAAATCGATTTTGTTCAAAACAGGAATTAGTTCTAAATCGTTATCAAGTGCAATATAGACATTTGCTATTGTTTGGGCTTCTACACCTTGAGAGGAATCTACAACGAGTAAAGCACCTTCACTACTTGCAAGAGATTTGCTAACTT from Thiovulum sp. ES encodes the following:
- a CDS encoding transketolase (PFAM: Transketolase, thiamine diphosphate binding domain; Transketolase, pyrimidine binding domain~TIGRFAM: transketolase, bacterial and yeast); the encoded protein is MEFRDEKRMADTLRFLATDMVQKAKSGHPGAPMGLADIVTVLSKHLRHNPKNSKWLNRDRLVFSGGHASSLVYSLLHLWGYDVSLEDLKEFRQLDSKTAGHPEAGHTDGVEITTGPLGQGVANAVGFAMASKYLSNQLNMENANIIDHNVYCLCGDGDLQEGISYEACSLAGHHQLENLVLIYDSNQITIEGNTEIALSEDIRQRFQSQGWEVLEIDGHNFAQIDSAIEYGKNSSKPTLIIANTKIGRGSVGFEGSHHSHGAPLGEDDIKISKERAGFPDEKFHIPSDVLARFRSAVEMGELYEKEWNQLLKQLPYPEQNELLERYKNLDWNSVQYPEFEIGSGVATRDSNGKILNAIAKAIPNFVGGSADLAPSNKTELKDMGDFPKGKNFHFGIREFAMGTISNGIASYGLLKPFSATFFVFSDYLKPAVRVASLSKTQEFYVWTHDSIGVGEDGPTHQPIEQISQFRALPNFYLFRPADANENILAWKKALQMTSSPSGFVLSRQKLPVLDLGENAGNFEKGGYTISDSENPKVVLMASGSEVSLALDSKKVLEEKGISTRVCVPCYDLLVEQDKDYTNSLFPKDSCKVAIEMSRGLEWYKFADEVVGMDSFGASAPADKLFKKFGFTTENVVAKVESLI
- a CDS encoding GTP-binding protein LepA (PFAM: Elongation factor Tu domain 2; Elongation factor G C-terminus; GTP-binding protein LepA C-terminus; Elongation factor Tu GTP binding domain~TIGRFAM: GTP-binding protein LepA; small GTP-binding protein domain); the protein is MKNIRNFSIIAHIDHGKSTLADRLIQECGAVEERELSKQMMDTMDIEQERGITIKAQSVRLNYEKDGEIYTLNLIDTPGHVDFSYEVSKSLASSEGALLVVDSSQGVEAQTIANVYIALDNDLELIPVLNKIDLPAADPDRVAEEVENTIGIDCTDALQVSAKSGIGIEALLDKIVESVPAPEGNPDAPTKALIYDSWFDNYLGALALVRVFDGEIRVGQTVKLMSSGEEHKVISLHFPHPKKKLETKTISAGEIGIVVLGVKTLSTIHVGDTITDFKNPASEPVSDFKPAKPFVFAGIYPIETDRFEELREALEKLKLNDSSLSYEPETSIALGFGFRTGFLGMLHMEVIKERLEREFKIDLIATAPSVVYKINLTDGESIEIQNPSEFPEVQKIDSIEEPYVRATILTPNDFLGNVITLMTNRRGVQEKMDYINEERVLLQYALPMNEIILDFYDVLKSSTKGYASFDYEPIEYQEGDLVKMDILVAGDVVDALSLIVPRDHADRRGRALVKHMKGIVPRQLFEVAIQASIGNKIIARETVKSMGKNVTAKCYGGDITRKRKLLEKQKEGKKRMKAIGKVELPQEAFLSVLKIGSGGE